A single Equus asinus isolate D_3611 breed Donkey chromosome 21, EquAss-T2T_v2, whole genome shotgun sequence DNA region contains:
- the CP gene encoding ceruloplasmin isoform X1 has product MKTFLLGIFLLCCNSAWAKNKHYYIGIIETTWNYASDNGEKKLISVDTEHSDIYLQNGPDRIGRLYKKALYHQYTDGSFTTILEKPVWLGFLGPIIKAEIGDEVHVHLKNFASRPYTFHPHGVTYYKEHEGAIYPDNTTDFQKADDKVYPGEQYTYVMHASQEQSPGVEDANCVTRIYHSHIDAPKDIASGLIGPLIVCKKDSLDKEKEKNIDQEFVVMFSVVDENLSWYLDDNINTYCSQPEKVDKENEDFLESNRMYSVNGHAFGSLPGLSMCAEDRVKWYLFGMGNEVDVHAAFFHGQTLTNKNYRIDTINLFPATLFEAFMVAQNPGEWMLSCQNLNHLKAGLQAFFQVQDCNKPSSEDDIRGKHVRHYYIAAEEIIWDYAPSGIDTFTKENLTAPGSDSEVFFEQGATRIGGSYKKLVYREYTDASFRNRKERGPEEEHLGILGPVIWAEVGDTIRVTFHNKGTHPLSIEPIGVRFNKSNEGTYYESQYKHPRGSVPPPSARVEPKETFTYEWTVPKEVGPTYKDPVCLSKMYYSAVDPTKDIFTGLIGPMKICKEGSLQANGKQKDVDKEFYLFPTVFDENESLLLDDNIRMFTTAPDQVDKEDADFQESNKMHSMNGFMYGNQPGLNMCQGDSVVWYLFSAGNEADIHGIYFSGNTYLSRGETRDTANLFPQTTLTLSMQPDTEGTFDVECLTTDHYTGGMKQTYTVNQCKQLPESLNSYYRGERTYYIGALELEWDYSPSRRWEEELHHLQEQNVSNAFLDKGEFYIGSKYKKVVYRQFTDSTFRVQVERKAEEEHLGVLGPQLHADVGDKVAIIFKNMASRPYSIHAHGVKTESSTVTPTSPGETRTYIWKIPERSGAGREDSACIPWAYYSTVDQVKDLYSGLIGPLIVCRKHYIQVFNPIKKPEFSLLFFVFDENESWYLDDNIKTYSDHPEKVKKDDEEFIESNKMHAINGRMFGNLQGLTMHVGDEVNWYLMGMGNEIDLHSVHFHGHSFQYKLKGAYSSDVFDIFPGTYQTLEMFPATPGIWLLHCHVTDHIHAGMETTYTVLPNAASSQTHRRIWNVNYPFSVSVIILLQASTKEWLGE; this is encoded by the exons GGAACATTCTGACATCTATCTTCAAAATGGCCCCGATAGAATTGGAAGGTTATACAAGAAGGCCCTTTATCATCAGTACACAGATGGAAGCTTTACAACAATTCTAGAAAAGCCTGTCTGGCTGGGGTTTTTAGGCCCCATTATCAAAGCTGAAATTGGAGATGAAGTTCACGTCCACTTAAAGAACTTTGCCTCTAGGCCCTACACTTTCCATCCACATGGAGTAACTTACTACAAGGAGCATGAGG GGGCCATCTACCCTGATAACACCACAGATTTTCAAAAAGCAGATGACAAAGTGTATCCAGGTGAGCAGTATACATATGTAATGCATGCCAGCCAAGAACAAAGTCCTGGTGTGGAAGATGCCAACTGTGTGACCAGGATTTACCACTCCCACATTGATGCTCCAAAAGATATTGCCTCAGGACTCATCGGACCTTTAATAGTCTGTAAAAAAG ATTCtctggataaagaaaaagaaaaaaatattgaccaAGAATTTGTGGTGATGTTTTCTGTGGTGGATGAAAATCTCAGCTGGTACCTAGATGACAACATTAACACCTACTGCTCGCAACCAGAGAAAGTTGACAAAGAGAACGAAGACTTTCTGGAGAGCAATCGAATGTATT CTGTGAATGGACACGCTTTTGGAAGTCTCCCAGGACTCTCCATGTGTGCAGAGGACAGAGTGAAATGGTATCTTTTTGGTATGGGTAACGAAGTTGACGTGCATGCAGCTTTCTTCCACGGGCAAACGTTGACTAATAAGAACTACCGTATTGATACAATCAACCTCTTTCCTGCTACCCTCTTTGAGGCTTTTATGGTGGCCCAGAACCCTGGAGAGTGGATGCTTAGCTGTCAGAATCTGAACCATCTGAAAG CTGGTTTACAGGCCTTTTTCCAGGTGCAAGACTGTAACAAGCCTTCATCAGAGGACGATATCCGTGGGAAACATGTTAGACACTACTACATTGCTGCTGAGGAGATTATCTGGGACTACGCACCCTCTGGCATAGACACCTTCACCAAGGAAAACTTAACGGCACCTGGAAG TGATTCAGAGGTGTTTTTTGAACAAGGTGCTACAAGAATTGGAGGCTCTTACAAAAAGCTGGTTTATCGTGAGTACACAGATGCCTCCTTCAGGAATCGAAAGGAGAGAGGCCCTGAGGAGGAACATCTTGGCATCCTGG GTCCTGTCATTTGGGCAGAGGTGGGAGACACCATCAGAGTCACCTTCCATAACAAAGGAACACATCCCCTCAGTATTGAGCCGATCGGAGTGAGGTTCAACAAGAGCAACGAGGGCACATACTATGAGTCACAGTACAAGCATCCGAGAGGAA GTGTGCCTCCTCCTTCAGCCCGTGTGGAACCCAAAGAAACATTCACCTATGAATGGACTGTCCCCAAAGAAGTGGGACCCACTTACAAAGACCCTGTCTGTCTATCTAAGATGTATTATTCTGCTGTGGATCCCACCAAAGATATATTCACTGGGCTTATCGGGCCAATGAAAATATGCAAAGAAGGAAGTTTACAAGCAAATGGGAAACAG AAAGATGTAGACAAGGAGTTCTATTTGTTCCCCACAGTGTTTGATGAGAACGAGAGTTTACTTCTGGATGATAATATTCGAATGTTTACAACCGCACCTGACCAGGTGGACAAGGAAGACGCGGACTTTCAGGAATCTAATAAGATGCACT CCATGAACGGATTCATGTACGGGAATCAGCCTGGTCTCAACATGTGCCAAGGAGATTCGGTCGTGTGGTACTTATTCAGCGCTGGAAATGAGGCCGACATACATGGGATTTACTTCTCAGGAAACACGTACCTGTCAAGAGGAGAAACGAGAGACACGGCAAACCTCTTCCCTCAGACAACGCTCACACTCTCCATGCAGCCTGACACTGAAG GGACTTTTGATGTCGAGTGCCTCACAACCGATCACTACACAGGCGGCATGAAGCAAACATACACTGTGAACCAGTGCAAGCAGCTGCCTGAGAGTTTGAACTCCTACTACCGGGGAGAGAGGACCTACTACATCGGAGCGCTGGAGCTGGAGTGGGATTACTCGCCCAGCAGGCGGTGGGAGGAGGAGCTGCACCACCTCCAAGAACAAAA tgTCTCGAATGCATTTTTAGATAAGGGAGAATTTTACATAGGCTCAAAGTACAAGAAGGTTGTGTATCGGCAATTCACTGACAGCACGTTCAGAGTCCAGgtggagagaaaggcagaggaggagcaCCTGGGAGTTCTGG GTCCACAACTCCACGCGGATGTTGGAGACAAAGTTGcaattatctttaaaaacatgGCCTCAAGGCCCTACTCCATACATGCCCACGGGGTGAAAACAGAGAGTTCCACAGTTACACCCACCTCACCAG GTGAAACTCGCACTTACATATGGAAAATCCCAGAAAGATCTGGAGCTGGAAGGGAGGATTCTGCTTGTATTCCATGGGCTTACTATTCCACTGTGGATCAAGTTAAG gATCTCTATAGTGGATTAATTGGCCCACTGATTGTTTGTCGGAAACATTACATCCAAGTATTCAATCCCATAAAGAAACCGGAATTTTccctcctgttttttgtttttgatgagaaTGAATCTTGGTACTTAGATGACAACATCAAAACATACTCTGATCACCCtgagaaagtaaagaaagatgACGAGGAATTCATAGAAAGCAACAAAATGCATG CTATTAATGGAAGAATGTTCGGGAACCTACAAGGCCTCACAATGCACGTGGGAGATGAAGTCAATTGGTATCTGATGGGAATGGGCAACGAAATAGACTTGCACTCGGTACACTTCCACGGCCACAGCTTCCAGTACAAG CTCAAGGGCGCTTATAGTTCTGACGTCTTTGACATTTTCCCTGGGACATACCAAACCCTGGAAATGTTTCCAGCAACACCTGGAATCTGGTTACTCCACTGCCATGTGACCGACCACATTCATGCTGGAATGGAAACTACTTACACCGTCCTACCAAACGCAG
- the CP gene encoding ceruloplasmin isoform X2, with amino-acid sequence MKTFLLGIFLLCCNSAWAKNKHYYIGIIETTWNYASDNGEKKLISVDTEHSDIYLQNGPDRIGRLYKKALYHQYTDGSFTTILEKPVWLGFLGPIIKAEIGDEVHVHLKNFASRPYTFHPHGVTYYKEHEGAIYPDNTTDFQKADDKVYPGEQYTYVMHASQEQSPGVEDANCVTRIYHSHIDAPKDIASGLIGPLIVCKKDSLDKEKEKNIDQEFVVMFSVVDENLSWYLDDNINTYCSQPEKVDKENEDFLESNRMYSVNGHAFGSLPGLSMCAEDRVKWYLFGMGNEVDVHAAFFHGQTLTNKNYRIDTINLFPATLFEAFMVAQNPGEWMLSCQNLNHLKAGLQAFFQVQDCNKPSSEDDIRGKHVRHYYIAAEEIIWDYAPSGIDTFTKENLTAPGSDSEVFFEQGATRIGGSYKKLVYREYTDASFRNRKERGPEEEHLGILGPVIWAEVGDTIRVTFHNKGTHPLSIEPIGVRFNKSNEGTYYESQYKHPRGSVPPPSARVEPKETFTYEWTVPKEVGPTYKDPVCLSKMYYSAVDPTKDIFTGLIGPMKICKEGSLQANGKQKDVDKEFYLFPTVFDENESLLLDDNIRMFTTAPDQVDKEDADFQESNKMHSMNGFMYGNQPGLNMCQGDSVVWYLFSAGNEADIHGIYFSGNTYLSRGETRDTANLFPQTTLTLSMQPDTEGTFDVECLTTDHYTGGMKQTYTVNQCKQLPESLNSYYRGERTYYIGALELEWDYSPSRRWEEELHHLQEQNVSNAFLDKGEFYIGSKYKKVVYRQFTDSTFRVQVERKAEEEHLGVLGPQLHADVGDKVAIIFKNMASRPYSIHAHGVKTESSTVTPTSPGETRTYIWKIPERSGAGREDSACIPWAYYSTVDQVKDLYSGLIGPLIVCRKHYIQVFNPIKKPEFSLLFFVFDENESWYLDDNIKTYSDHPEKVKKDDEEFIESNKMHAINGRMFGNLQGLTMHVGDEVNWYLMGMGNEIDLHSVHFHGHSFQYKLKGAYSSDVFDIFPGTYQTLEMFPATPGIWLLHCHVTDHIHAGMETTYTVLPNAETKSGRKK; translated from the exons GGAACATTCTGACATCTATCTTCAAAATGGCCCCGATAGAATTGGAAGGTTATACAAGAAGGCCCTTTATCATCAGTACACAGATGGAAGCTTTACAACAATTCTAGAAAAGCCTGTCTGGCTGGGGTTTTTAGGCCCCATTATCAAAGCTGAAATTGGAGATGAAGTTCACGTCCACTTAAAGAACTTTGCCTCTAGGCCCTACACTTTCCATCCACATGGAGTAACTTACTACAAGGAGCATGAGG GGGCCATCTACCCTGATAACACCACAGATTTTCAAAAAGCAGATGACAAAGTGTATCCAGGTGAGCAGTATACATATGTAATGCATGCCAGCCAAGAACAAAGTCCTGGTGTGGAAGATGCCAACTGTGTGACCAGGATTTACCACTCCCACATTGATGCTCCAAAAGATATTGCCTCAGGACTCATCGGACCTTTAATAGTCTGTAAAAAAG ATTCtctggataaagaaaaagaaaaaaatattgaccaAGAATTTGTGGTGATGTTTTCTGTGGTGGATGAAAATCTCAGCTGGTACCTAGATGACAACATTAACACCTACTGCTCGCAACCAGAGAAAGTTGACAAAGAGAACGAAGACTTTCTGGAGAGCAATCGAATGTATT CTGTGAATGGACACGCTTTTGGAAGTCTCCCAGGACTCTCCATGTGTGCAGAGGACAGAGTGAAATGGTATCTTTTTGGTATGGGTAACGAAGTTGACGTGCATGCAGCTTTCTTCCACGGGCAAACGTTGACTAATAAGAACTACCGTATTGATACAATCAACCTCTTTCCTGCTACCCTCTTTGAGGCTTTTATGGTGGCCCAGAACCCTGGAGAGTGGATGCTTAGCTGTCAGAATCTGAACCATCTGAAAG CTGGTTTACAGGCCTTTTTCCAGGTGCAAGACTGTAACAAGCCTTCATCAGAGGACGATATCCGTGGGAAACATGTTAGACACTACTACATTGCTGCTGAGGAGATTATCTGGGACTACGCACCCTCTGGCATAGACACCTTCACCAAGGAAAACTTAACGGCACCTGGAAG TGATTCAGAGGTGTTTTTTGAACAAGGTGCTACAAGAATTGGAGGCTCTTACAAAAAGCTGGTTTATCGTGAGTACACAGATGCCTCCTTCAGGAATCGAAAGGAGAGAGGCCCTGAGGAGGAACATCTTGGCATCCTGG GTCCTGTCATTTGGGCAGAGGTGGGAGACACCATCAGAGTCACCTTCCATAACAAAGGAACACATCCCCTCAGTATTGAGCCGATCGGAGTGAGGTTCAACAAGAGCAACGAGGGCACATACTATGAGTCACAGTACAAGCATCCGAGAGGAA GTGTGCCTCCTCCTTCAGCCCGTGTGGAACCCAAAGAAACATTCACCTATGAATGGACTGTCCCCAAAGAAGTGGGACCCACTTACAAAGACCCTGTCTGTCTATCTAAGATGTATTATTCTGCTGTGGATCCCACCAAAGATATATTCACTGGGCTTATCGGGCCAATGAAAATATGCAAAGAAGGAAGTTTACAAGCAAATGGGAAACAG AAAGATGTAGACAAGGAGTTCTATTTGTTCCCCACAGTGTTTGATGAGAACGAGAGTTTACTTCTGGATGATAATATTCGAATGTTTACAACCGCACCTGACCAGGTGGACAAGGAAGACGCGGACTTTCAGGAATCTAATAAGATGCACT CCATGAACGGATTCATGTACGGGAATCAGCCTGGTCTCAACATGTGCCAAGGAGATTCGGTCGTGTGGTACTTATTCAGCGCTGGAAATGAGGCCGACATACATGGGATTTACTTCTCAGGAAACACGTACCTGTCAAGAGGAGAAACGAGAGACACGGCAAACCTCTTCCCTCAGACAACGCTCACACTCTCCATGCAGCCTGACACTGAAG GGACTTTTGATGTCGAGTGCCTCACAACCGATCACTACACAGGCGGCATGAAGCAAACATACACTGTGAACCAGTGCAAGCAGCTGCCTGAGAGTTTGAACTCCTACTACCGGGGAGAGAGGACCTACTACATCGGAGCGCTGGAGCTGGAGTGGGATTACTCGCCCAGCAGGCGGTGGGAGGAGGAGCTGCACCACCTCCAAGAACAAAA tgTCTCGAATGCATTTTTAGATAAGGGAGAATTTTACATAGGCTCAAAGTACAAGAAGGTTGTGTATCGGCAATTCACTGACAGCACGTTCAGAGTCCAGgtggagagaaaggcagaggaggagcaCCTGGGAGTTCTGG GTCCACAACTCCACGCGGATGTTGGAGACAAAGTTGcaattatctttaaaaacatgGCCTCAAGGCCCTACTCCATACATGCCCACGGGGTGAAAACAGAGAGTTCCACAGTTACACCCACCTCACCAG GTGAAACTCGCACTTACATATGGAAAATCCCAGAAAGATCTGGAGCTGGAAGGGAGGATTCTGCTTGTATTCCATGGGCTTACTATTCCACTGTGGATCAAGTTAAG gATCTCTATAGTGGATTAATTGGCCCACTGATTGTTTGTCGGAAACATTACATCCAAGTATTCAATCCCATAAAGAAACCGGAATTTTccctcctgttttttgtttttgatgagaaTGAATCTTGGTACTTAGATGACAACATCAAAACATACTCTGATCACCCtgagaaagtaaagaaagatgACGAGGAATTCATAGAAAGCAACAAAATGCATG CTATTAATGGAAGAATGTTCGGGAACCTACAAGGCCTCACAATGCACGTGGGAGATGAAGTCAATTGGTATCTGATGGGAATGGGCAACGAAATAGACTTGCACTCGGTACACTTCCACGGCCACAGCTTCCAGTACAAG CTCAAGGGCGCTTATAGTTCTGACGTCTTTGACATTTTCCCTGGGACATACCAAACCCTGGAAATGTTTCCAGCAACACCTGGAATCTGGTTACTCCACTGCCATGTGACCGACCACATTCATGCTGGAATGGAAACTACTTACACCGTCCTACCAAACGCAG